A single Eulemur rufifrons isolate Redbay chromosome 9, OSU_ERuf_1, whole genome shotgun sequence DNA region contains:
- the PIP4K2B gene encoding phosphatidylinositol 5-phosphate 4-kinase type-2 beta isoform X3: MSSNCTSTTAVAVAPLSASKTKTKKKHFVCQKVKLFRASEPILSVLMWGVNHTINELSNVPVPVMLMPDDFKAYSKIKVDNHLFNKENLPSRFKFKEYCPMVFRNLRERFGIDDQDYQFIVECHGNTLLPQFLGMYRLTVDGVETYMVVTRNVFSHRLNVHRKYDLKGSTVAREASDKEKAKDLPTFKDNDFLNEGQKLHVGEESKKNFLEKLKRDVEFLAQLKIMDYSLLVGIHDVDRAEQEEMEVEERAEDEECENDGVGGNLLCSYGTPPDSPGNLLSFPRFFGPGEFDPSVDVYAMKSHESAPKKEVYFMAIIDILTPYDAKKKAAHAAKTVKHGAGAEISTVNPEQYSKRFNEFMSNILT; encoded by the exons ATGTCGTCCAACTGCACCAGCACcacggcggtggcggtggcgccGCTCAGCGCCAGCAAGACCAAGACCAAGAAGAAGCATTTCGTGTGCCAGAAAGTGAAGCTATTCCGGGCCAGCGAGCCGATCCTCAGCGTCCTGATGTGGGGGGTGAACCACACG ATCAATGAGCTGAGCAATGTCCCAGTCCCTGTCATGCTAATGCCAGATGACTTCAAAGCCTACAGCAAGATCAAGGTGGACAATCATCTCTTCAATAA GGAGAACCTCCCCAGCCGCTTTAAGTTTAAGGAGTACTGCCCCATGGTGTTCCGAAATCTTCGGGAGAGGTTTGGGATTGATGATCAGGATTACCAG TTTATAGTGGAGTGTCACGGCAACACCCTCTTGCCGCAGTTCCTGGGCATGTACCGCCTGACCGTGGACGGTGTGGAAACCTACATGGTAGTTACGAGGAATGTGTTCAGCCATCGGCTCAATGTGCATCGCAAGTATGACCTCAAG GGTTCTACTGTTGCCAGAGAAGCAAGTGACAAGGAGAAG GCCAAGGACTTGCCAACATTCAAAGACAATGACTTCCTCAATGAAGGGCAGAAGCTGCATGTGGGAGAGGAGAGTAAAAAGAACTTCCTGGAGAAACTGAAGCGGGACGTTGAG TTCTTGGCCCAGCTGAAGATCATGGACTACAGCCTGCTGGTGGGCATCCACGACGTGGACCGGGCGGAGCAGGAGGAGATGGAGGTGGAGGAGCGGGCGGAGGACGAGGAGTGTGAGAATGACGGGGTGGGTGGCAACCTGCTCTGCTCCTACGGCACACCCCCGGATAGCCCTGGCAACCTCCTCAGCTTCCCTCGGTTCTTTGGTCCTGGGGAATTCGACCCTTCCGTTGATGTCTATGCCATGAAAAGCCATGAAA GTGCCCCCAAGAAGGAGGTCTATTTCATGGCCATCATCGATATCCTCACGCCATATGATGCTAAGAAGAAAGCTGCACACGCTGCCAAAACAGTGAAACATGGG GCAGGGGCCGAGATCTCGACTGTGAACC
- the PIP4K2B gene encoding phosphatidylinositol 5-phosphate 4-kinase type-2 beta isoform X1 — protein sequence MSSNCTSTTAVAVAPLSASKTKTKKKHFVCQKVKLFRASEPILSVLMWGVNHTINELSNVPVPVMLMPDDFKAYSKIKVDNHLFNKENLPSRFKFKEYCPMVFRNLRERFGIDDQDYQNSVTRSAPINSDSQGRCGTRFLTTYDRRFVIKTVSSEDVAEMHNILKKYHQFIVECHGNTLLPQFLGMYRLTVDGVETYMVVTRNVFSHRLNVHRKYDLKGSTVAREASDKEKAKDLPTFKDNDFLNEGQKLHVGEESKKNFLEKLKRDVEFLAQLKIMDYSLLVGIHDVDRAEQEEMEVEERAEDEECENDGVGGNLLCSYGTPPDSPGNLLSFPRFFGPGEFDPSVDVYAMKSHESAPKKEVYFMAIIDILTPYDAKKKAAHAAKTVKHGAGAEISTVNPEQYSKRFNEFMSNILT from the exons ATGTCGTCCAACTGCACCAGCACcacggcggtggcggtggcgccGCTCAGCGCCAGCAAGACCAAGACCAAGAAGAAGCATTTCGTGTGCCAGAAAGTGAAGCTATTCCGGGCCAGCGAGCCGATCCTCAGCGTCCTGATGTGGGGGGTGAACCACACG ATCAATGAGCTGAGCAATGTCCCAGTCCCTGTCATGCTAATGCCAGATGACTTCAAAGCCTACAGCAAGATCAAGGTGGACAATCATCTCTTCAATAA GGAGAACCTCCCCAGCCGCTTTAAGTTTAAGGAGTACTGCCCCATGGTGTTCCGAAATCTTCGGGAGAGGTTTGGGATTGATGATCAGGATTACCAG AATTCGGTGACGCGCAGCGCCCCCATCAACAGTGACAGCCAGGGCCGGTGTGGCACGCGTTTCCTCACCACCTACGACCGGCGCTTTGTCATCAAGACTGTGTCCAGTGAGGATGTGGCTGAGATGCACAACATCTTAAAGAAATACCACCAG TTTATAGTGGAGTGTCACGGCAACACCCTCTTGCCGCAGTTCCTGGGCATGTACCGCCTGACCGTGGACGGTGTGGAAACCTACATGGTAGTTACGAGGAATGTGTTCAGCCATCGGCTCAATGTGCATCGCAAGTATGACCTCAAG GGTTCTACTGTTGCCAGAGAAGCAAGTGACAAGGAGAAG GCCAAGGACTTGCCAACATTCAAAGACAATGACTTCCTCAATGAAGGGCAGAAGCTGCATGTGGGAGAGGAGAGTAAAAAGAACTTCCTGGAGAAACTGAAGCGGGACGTTGAG TTCTTGGCCCAGCTGAAGATCATGGACTACAGCCTGCTGGTGGGCATCCACGACGTGGACCGGGCGGAGCAGGAGGAGATGGAGGTGGAGGAGCGGGCGGAGGACGAGGAGTGTGAGAATGACGGGGTGGGTGGCAACCTGCTCTGCTCCTACGGCACACCCCCGGATAGCCCTGGCAACCTCCTCAGCTTCCCTCGGTTCTTTGGTCCTGGGGAATTCGACCCTTCCGTTGATGTCTATGCCATGAAAAGCCATGAAA GTGCCCCCAAGAAGGAGGTCTATTTCATGGCCATCATCGATATCCTCACGCCATATGATGCTAAGAAGAAAGCTGCACACGCTGCCAAAACAGTGAAACATGGG GCAGGGGCCGAGATCTCGACTGTGAACC
- the PIP4K2B gene encoding phosphatidylinositol 5-phosphate 4-kinase type-2 beta isoform X2 produces MSSNCTSTTAVAVAPLSASKTKTKKKHFVCQKVKLFRASEPILSVLMWGVNHTINELSNVPVPVMLMPDDFKAYSKIKEYCPMVFRNLRERFGIDDQDYQNSVTRSAPINSDSQGRCGTRFLTTYDRRFVIKTVSSEDVAEMHNILKKYHQFIVECHGNTLLPQFLGMYRLTVDGVETYMVVTRNVFSHRLNVHRKYDLKGSTVAREASDKEKAKDLPTFKDNDFLNEGQKLHVGEESKKNFLEKLKRDVEFLAQLKIMDYSLLVGIHDVDRAEQEEMEVEERAEDEECENDGVGGNLLCSYGTPPDSPGNLLSFPRFFGPGEFDPSVDVYAMKSHESAPKKEVYFMAIIDILTPYDAKKKAAHAAKTVKHGAGAEISTVNPEQYSKRFNEFMSNILT; encoded by the exons ATGTCGTCCAACTGCACCAGCACcacggcggtggcggtggcgccGCTCAGCGCCAGCAAGACCAAGACCAAGAAGAAGCATTTCGTGTGCCAGAAAGTGAAGCTATTCCGGGCCAGCGAGCCGATCCTCAGCGTCCTGATGTGGGGGGTGAACCACACG ATCAATGAGCTGAGCAATGTCCCAGTCCCTGTCATGCTAATGCCAGATGACTTCAAAGCCTACAGCAAGATCAAG GAGTACTGCCCCATGGTGTTCCGAAATCTTCGGGAGAGGTTTGGGATTGATGATCAGGATTACCAG AATTCGGTGACGCGCAGCGCCCCCATCAACAGTGACAGCCAGGGCCGGTGTGGCACGCGTTTCCTCACCACCTACGACCGGCGCTTTGTCATCAAGACTGTGTCCAGTGAGGATGTGGCTGAGATGCACAACATCTTAAAGAAATACCACCAG TTTATAGTGGAGTGTCACGGCAACACCCTCTTGCCGCAGTTCCTGGGCATGTACCGCCTGACCGTGGACGGTGTGGAAACCTACATGGTAGTTACGAGGAATGTGTTCAGCCATCGGCTCAATGTGCATCGCAAGTATGACCTCAAG GGTTCTACTGTTGCCAGAGAAGCAAGTGACAAGGAGAAG GCCAAGGACTTGCCAACATTCAAAGACAATGACTTCCTCAATGAAGGGCAGAAGCTGCATGTGGGAGAGGAGAGTAAAAAGAACTTCCTGGAGAAACTGAAGCGGGACGTTGAG TTCTTGGCCCAGCTGAAGATCATGGACTACAGCCTGCTGGTGGGCATCCACGACGTGGACCGGGCGGAGCAGGAGGAGATGGAGGTGGAGGAGCGGGCGGAGGACGAGGAGTGTGAGAATGACGGGGTGGGTGGCAACCTGCTCTGCTCCTACGGCACACCCCCGGATAGCCCTGGCAACCTCCTCAGCTTCCCTCGGTTCTTTGGTCCTGGGGAATTCGACCCTTCCGTTGATGTCTATGCCATGAAAAGCCATGAAA GTGCCCCCAAGAAGGAGGTCTATTTCATGGCCATCATCGATATCCTCACGCCATATGATGCTAAGAAGAAAGCTGCACACGCTGCCAAAACAGTGAAACATGGG GCAGGGGCCGAGATCTCGACTGTGAACC